GCCCTAGGGCCACGGCTATGGGACCTGTGGGCAACATGCAGGTCGAAAAGACTGAGAAGGCCGGGGAATCTGTCAGCGAGCGATGTTGCTCAGGGCCGGCCAGATCAGATCACCCGGGGCAGCGGCGGCCGGCCACGTCGGGGCTTCCTTGAAGGTTTCGGCTCTTCTTCCGGTGAATGCCATATGATTCCGTCCCCCGTTCACACCATCAGCCAGTTTTTATCGGGCTGCGACTGAAGTGACGGCGAGCCTGACCGTCGGGCATCATCTTTCCCGCTCCCCTCCCCCGGTCGCAACGATCTTCGGCGGCTTGAACCCGCCATGACCGGAACAGGACAACCGAGCGTGCGGCCGGTCGACAGAATGCGGTTTTCTGCCACTTGTAAAAAGCGCCCACAGCGCCGGGAAAGAGGGTGTGCCGTCGCCGGCGGCGTTCAGAGGGTCGCGATATCGGCGACGACGATGCCGGGGACGACGCCCATGACGTCGGACGATGCCACCTCCAGGGTGCAGTCCGAGCGGCCGCTGCCGCACAGGACCCGCCCCATACCGGTGACGGCGGTGTCGACCACCACCGTCACCGCGGGGTGCGCGCACAGCGGAGTGACCCCGCCGGGCTCCATGTCGAGCCGGCCGAGCAGGTCGGGGCCGGCCGGCCGGACGTCCTGCCGGCGGGCACCCACCGCCGAGGCGAGCTGCCCGTACCGGATACGGCCGGGACCGGGGATCGCGGCCAGCACGATGACGCCGGAGAGCAGGCCGAAGGCGAGGGTCTTGACGGAGTTGAGCACGTCGTCGCCGGTGAACACGGTGCGCGCGAGGATGTCCTCTCCGGTGCGGATCGCGTCGTGCCGGTGCACGACGTACTCCACCCCGGCCTTCTCGAGCAGTTCGACCACCGCTGGGGAGGGCATAGCCGACGAAGTCTCCACGCTGCATCCTCGCTCGTACCGCGACCCGCACAGGCCCGAAAGCCTAGCGCGCCGGCCCTCCCCGGCACCGGCCTTCACGGTACGCCCCTGGCCCTCCCCTCCCAGGCGCGCGCCCACCGCCGAGACCTTCCGCACGGGCCGCCCCCTGCGTTCCCCCAGCCACGGACGCGCCCCTCCCCACCCCGCGACCGCGACCTTCCGCACAGAGGGCCGCACCCGCCTTCGCGCTACGACTGGCCACCTCGCGGGGATGCCGTAGCCATCGACGCGCCGCGACCTCGGCCTTTCTCACCCTGCGCCCGCAGCCTCCGCGGTGCTGCCGCCAAGGCCTCGCCGTGTCCTTCCACGAGATGCGGCCGCACCCGCCTTCGCGCTACGACTGGCCACCTCGCGGGGATGCCGTAGCCATCGACGCGCCGCGACCTCGGCCTTTCTCACCCTGCGCCCGCAGCCTCCGCGGTGCTGCCGCCAAGGCCTCCCAGGGCGACCCCGCCGGGCGGAGCGGTGGCAGCGTGGGCTGTCGGGGTCAGGCCTCGTCGGTGGGGGCGTGCCGGTCCTGTGGCGTCACCCCCGCTCCGACCGGTTCGCGGGCTATCGGGGAGAAGTCGTAGCGGTCCAGGGGGTCGGTCTTCAGGTCGGTGATCAGGGCGTTGGCGGCCTGGACGCGGGAGACGACCGCGGGGCTGGCCAGGGTGATCGCGATGCTGTCGGCGAACGGGGCGCCCATGTCGGTCAGCTGAAGGGTCTCGTCGGACACCGCGAGCAGGCCGTGCTCGATGAAGGGCGTCAGTTCGCCGGCGAAGCGGTCGAGCGGGTCCGCGCCGTAACGCCGGCGGTACTCGGCCCTGTTCACCCCGCTGGAGCGCAGCGGGAACATCACCGCGCGGCGCATCCGCTCCTCCAGGTCGAGCTCGGCGCTGCGCCACACCGGTGGGCGCCCGCTGTCCACGGCCGCCATGTACCGGTCGAGGGTGCACTCGTTGTAGAACTGCGTGTGGCCGACGTACCCGAAGCCGGACACCCCGAACGGCAGCAGGTTGATGTCCTCGATGGAGTCGTACTTGTTCTCCTGCTGGCGCGAGTGCTGCTCGGCCTTGGCGTAGTAGAACAGCGGCCCCCGGCGGAAGCCCATGTGCCGCATGATCGACTCGGTGATGAAGTGCATCAGCAGACGCTCTTCGTTCCCGGGGAAGATCTCGGGCGACTTGCGGTAGTGCATCGAGATCGGGTCGGCCTGCTTGAACATCAGCGGGAAGATGTTGAACTTCTCGACGCCCGCCTCGAGCAGGGTGCGGATGCTGGAGTACCAGTTCTCCGCGTTCTGGTACGGAAGCCCGAAGATCAGGTCGACCGAGAGGTTGTCGACGCCGCGGTCGGCCAGCATCCGAAGCAGCCGGTGCACGTCTGCCGCCGTGTGGCCCCGGTTGAGCTTGCGCAGGATGCGGTCCTCCATCGACTGCACCCCGAACACCCAGCGGTTCACACCCGCTTCGGCGATGGCGTCCAGCCGCTCGCCGTAGTCCGGGGCGTCGATCACGCTCGGATGGAGCTCGAAGGTCGTCTCCGTCTCACCGGTGATCCGCACCGCACCGCGGAGTCTCGCGAACACCTCGGTGATCTGCCGGGGGCTGAGGTACGAGGGTGTGCCGCCGCCGAAGTACACCGTCTGCGCCACGGGGTGCCCGGTCAGCTCGCCGGTGCCCGCCAGCTCCCGGTACAGGGCGCCCAGATACCGCTCCACGCGCTGCTCGGGCGGCAGGATCTCCTTCGCGAAGTGGCAGAAGGTGCAGCGCTGTTCACAGAACGGGATGTGCACGTAGACACTGCACCGATCGGTGGCCAGCGGCAGAAATCTCTCGGGCCGAGCCGAACCCATCGCCTTGAGCGGCGGATAGGTGCCGATCAGGTAGTAGTTCTCGATCGGCTGTAAAATTCCCAGTTTTTCGAGTGCGGGCAGGGGAAGCGCCGCGACACTGGCCCGCGCCTCGTCCAGGACCTGCCGAAAGGACGGAAATGCAGAGGTGGATGCATTGCTCAACTGCTAGCTCCTTGAATGGCCGCTCCGACGCGGCGGCGGATTTCGACAGCAGTGAACCAGCCAACCCGTTCAAGGGAACAGAGACGTTGACCGGCTGTCAACCGACCCGTAGAGAATCAGCCAGCGTCCACGTTCTGGGACGGGGGTTGACACTCCGTCCGGCGACCGGGTTGGCTTTCGTTTCCATGTGAACACGACCCGGCCGGACAGGTGTTTTCCTTTGTACGCCGAGCGGCCGGGCGTCAATTCGGCCGACGCGGCAGGGTTTGATCCACCGAACAGCTTCGTCGAAAGCCAGGGGGGCGTGTCATGCGTGTGCGCAGTTTCCGGGGACAAACCTACGACGAGGTGTTCGCCACCTGTGACCTGCCGCCCGAACCCGGTGCCGGCGCATTGTCGGAGGCGGTCGACCGGTTCCGCCACCGCACCGGCGGCATCCCGCTGACCGCCGTCGTCTTCGGCACCCTGGGCGCACGGTCCGGGGAGTTACCGGACCTGCCCGCCGTCCACGCGGGCGACCAGTACCCGCGCCGGTCCCCGTCCGCCGCCCTGGAGATCCGCGGCATCGTGCCCACCTCCCCCGCCGTGACCGTGGACGCCGTGGCACCGGGCGCGGTGGCGGTGCGCAGCGACGGGACCACGCGGCTCGTGTGCGCCGTGGACCGCCCGGCGGGCGCCGGTTTCGGTGCGCAGGCGGCCGAGGCGTTCGAGACCGTCGCCTCCGCCCTCGCCCGGGCCGGCCTCAAACCCCAGCACATCAGCCGGACCTGGTACTTCATCGGCGACATCGACCACAACTACGAGGAGTTCAACACCGTCAGGAACTCCTACTTCGACGCGTGGGGCCTCACCCGCTACCCGGCGAGCACCGGGATAGGCGCCGGCCTTCCGGGAACGGCGTCGATCAGCGTCCTGGTGGAGGCCACCGACGCGCTCGAGGGCCAGTTCGGCACCTTCGACACCGGCCTGCAGTGCCCGCCGGTCACCTACGGCCCGCGGTTCGTCCGCGCCAACGAGGTCGTCTGCAACGGCCTGCGCACCGTCAACATCTCCGGCATCTCCAGCGTCACCCGGGACGGCAGCTCCCTCAGCGGCGATCTCGACGCACTGGTCGACCACACCCTGCGCTCCTTCTTCGACCTGCTGGCGTCCACCGGCATGACGGCGCAGGACATCGCCTCGTCCTACGTCTACTGCAAGGGCGACGAGGTCCGCCGGGTGTACGAGCGGTACGCCGAAGAGCGGCAACTGTCCTTCCCCCGGCTGGTCAACCACGTGGACGTCTGCCGGCCGGATCTTGCACTGGAGATCGAGGCCAGGGCGGTGCGGCCGGTCCCGGCCGCGGAGCACCTGTCGTGACCGTCGTCATCATCGACAACTACGACTCCTTCACCCACAACCTGGCCCACTGCGTCGCCGCCGGCGGCCGGCCCTTCAAGGTGCTGCGCAACACGGTGTCCCTGGCCGAGATCGACGCCGCCGCCCCGACCCACCTGGTGCTCTCCCCCGGCCCGGGAGACGTCGGCGATCCCGCGAGCTACGGCGTGTGCGAGGCGGCGCTCGCCCACTACGCGGGGCGCGTTCCGGTACTGGGCGTCTGCCTCGGCCACCAGGTCGTCGCCAAGCACTACGGCGCACGGGTGCGGCGTTGCGGCGTGGTGCGGCACGGCTGGGTCTCGGCCGTGGACCGTACGGCGCCCTCCGGGCTGTTCACCGGCATCGGCGCGCGGTTCACGGCGATGCGCTACCACAGCCTGGCCGTGGCCGCCGAGTCCCTGCCCGCGGACCTGCGGATCACCTGCGTGGCCGCGGAGGACGGCGAGGTCATGGCCGTACAGCACCGGCGGCACGCCGTCTACGGCATCCAGTTCCATCCCGAGTCCATCGGCACCGAAGAGGGGCCGACCATCATGCGGAACTTCCTGCGAGTATCCCCAGGATCGGAGAAGTCATGACCGCTGAGTGGATTTACGACGTCTCCGGCGCCGGCAAGGCGGAGATCATCGACCAGATCATCGAGGCGGAGAAGCACATTCCGGGCCTGGTGTTCAGCTACCCGCCGATCTCGACCTGGCAGCCGGAGGGCGTCACGGACCTCACTCCGGAGGATCTGTGGGAGGGAAGCGACGTCTTCTCCTTCAACCTGTACCTCCACATCCCGTTCTGCCGCCAGAAGTGCAGCTTCTGCTACTACAGCGTCGCCGTCGTACAGGACGACACCCAGGTCATCTGGGACTACCTGCACTGCCTGGAGAAGGAGGCGCTGCGCTACCGCTCCGCGGTGGCCGGCAAGAAGGTGGAGACGGTGTTCATCGGGGGCGGCACGCCGAGCCGGCTCAACGAGGAGCAGATCCACTTCCTCTTCGACCGGGTCATCGGCCGGTTCGACCTGTCCGAGTGCCGGGAGATCACCTACGAGTGCTCCCCCGACTCGGCGACCCGTGGCCGCATCGGGGTGATGGCCGAGCGGGGCGTGAACCGGCTGTCCATGGGCGTGCAGAGCCTGGACCCGGAGATCCTGCGCAAGTCCCGGCGCAACGACAGCCCGGACGAGGTCGTCGCGACGTACTACAACATGGTCGAGAGCGGCGTGCCCAATGTGAACATCGACCTCATCGCGGGCATCGAGCGCGAGGCGTTCGACAACATGGAACGCACCATGGACGCGGTCGCCGCGCTGGACCCGATCCCCACGCAGATCACCCTGTTCACGCTGTCCGTGCGCGAGGGGTCGATCAACAAGAAGACCCTGAAGGCGGAGGAGCCCGCCGACCTCTTCCGGCGCAGCCTGGCCCTGTACCGCTATGCGAAGCGGCGGATGGACGCGCTCGGTTACTGGCAGTACTCCCGCAACCTCTTCCCGCGGGACAACTGGATCTTCCACTACCAGGACAACCACTGGGGCAGGAACGGCTATGTCCTGGCCCTCGGTTCGAGCGGCTACAGCCACGCGCACGGCTACACCTACCTCAACACCTTCAACTACCGCCAGTACATGAAGAAGGTGGAGGCCGGCGAGAGCGCGGTGGAGAAGCTGTACCCGCTGACCGCCGAGGAGTCCCTGCGGCGCCATCTGGTGCTCGCGATGAAGCACACCGAGCTGGACATCGACGACTTCAACTCCTACTACCCGGACGGCACCCGGCCGCTCGACCGGTTCGAGACGGTCTTCGCGGCGCTGGAGGACCTCGGGATCATCACGCGCAACGAGCAGCGGATCCGCTACCGGCCGGAATACGCCGACCTCGCCGACCGCTTCGTACGACTGTTCTACTCCGAGGAGGCCAACGGGCGGATCCGGGGCGAGCGACGACAGGACCTCCAACTGACCCGCCGCGACGCATTCGGCTTCACCATCTGATGCCCCCACAGCCGCCACCCTCCCCCACATCCCCGACTCCACCCACACCCGCGCGTCCGTCCCTGGATCCGTCCCCCTCCCCGGCCGCACCCCTGTCTGCCTCGGCCTCCCCAGCCCCAGCCCCAGCCCCGACCGCGCTCGGCGCGGAAGGCGGTGAGTGGTTCGTGGGGTCTCCTTACCGGCTCGTCGGTCCGTTGGAGCAGCGCTTTGGTGATGTGCTCTGCTATCGGCTGTCCGGCGCGGACGGTCGGCGACGGGTGCTGCTGGCCGTTCTCGACGCCGTGCGCACCGTTCATGAGGACGGGCCGCTGACGCCCGACGGCCTCGCGGACGTCCTGGACGAGGAGCAGCGCCGGGCCGACGCGGCGGTCGGCGGGCCCCCGTTCGTCGGGGACGTCGTCTTCGCCCTCGCCCACGACCTTCAGTGGAGCCTTCGGCCACCGGAGTTGCCCACCGCGCCGCGGGCGGCCCGGCCGCACGGCCCGCTGGCGGTGCTCGCCCGGATCGGTTCGGCGGCCGTGTACGACGAGACCGAGCGGACCGTGCGGACGTACGGGCGGCACGCGGACGAGCTGGCGGCCGTCGTCCGCGCCGGTGCCCGGGACCCGGGGCCCCAACCACCCCCCGGCGCACCGCTGACCCGGCCGCTCACCTGGCTGGACGCCGAGCGGTACGAGCGTCAACTGGCCCTCGCCAAGCGGTATTTCGACAAGGGCGATGTCTACCAGGCGGTCGTCTCCGTACAGGTGCGGGTGCGGCCCCATGCGCCGGTGCACGCCTACTTCGCCACGATCGCCGAGCGGTACGACTCCGCGACGTACGCCTACTGGCTGTCGGCGGCCGGCACCCGCTTCTTCGGGGCCTGCTCGCTGCCGCATGTCATGGTCGCGGACGGCAGGATACGGACCCGGGTGTTCGCCGGGACCGCCCCGGCCGACGACGGAACCGGGTCCGCGATCCGACGGCTGCGCGAGGACCCCAAGTACTTCAGCGAGCATGTGATGCTCGTCGACCTGGAGCGCAACGACATCGGCTCGCTCGCCCTGCCCGGCCGGGTGCGCACCGAGCGGCTGCTCGAGCCCCTGGTCATCGGGCCCACGACCTATCTGGCCACGGACGTCCTCGGCGAGCTGCCGCCGGGGACGGGTCTGGGCGCCGCGCTGCTCGGCACCTTTCCGCGCGGTGTCGTGGTGGGCGCGCCGAAGCTGCGCGCCCAGGAGGTGGTGGCCGAGCTGGAGGAACGGCCGCGCGGGTTCTACTCGGGGGCGCTCGGGATCTACCGGGCCGGGACCCGCTCGGTGGTGTCCAACACCATCGTCACCTGCGGGGAGATCGAGGGGGACGACGTCGTCCTCAGCTGCGGCGGCGGAGTGACCAACGAGTCGACGGCCGCGCAGGAGCTGTCCGAACTGGCCCTGAAACTTGCCTACTTGCGATAGCCGGGGCACCGCACCGGGAAAGGGGAACGGCCACATTGATCACCGTCGGATACAACGGATTCACCGGCTCCGCGGAGCTGTTCGGTCGCCTCTACCGCCGTTCGGGCCGGGACCGCAACCGGGTGCTCGGGCACGACGCCGGCGCCTCCCTCTTCGTGGACGGCGAGCTGGTCGCGGCGGTGGAGGAGGAGCGGCTCTCCCGGCAGAAGCGGACCTCCGACTTCCCCGTCGGCGCCCTGCGCCGGTGTCTGGCGGACGCCGGCATCGCACCGGACGACGTCGACTGTTTCGCCTTCCCCTGGGACTTCTCCGACCGGGTCATGGACGAGCAGCTGAGGGACATCGTGGCCGGGCCGGGCTCCCCGGCGCAGAAGTTCGACGCGCTGTCCCGGCTGAACGAGCTGTACACGACGCTCGTCTCGCGCGAGGCGATCCTCGCCGACCTGCGCACCCGGACCGGGCTGGACGTGCCCGCCGAGAAGCTGCTGCTCGTCCCGCACCATCTGGCCCATCTGATGTGCGGCTACTACCTGTCCGGCGGCGAGGACGCGGCGTTCCTGATCACCGACGGCCGGGCCGAGCACCACTCCTCGGTCATGGGCGAGGTGCGGGGCGGCGCGGTCACCCTGTTCGACGAGTCCGCGATCCCGATCCGGCACTCGCTCGGCCTGCTCTACAGCAAGGTCACCCGGTATCTGGGGTTCATGCCCAACAACGACGAGTACAAGGTGATGGGCCTGAGCGCCTTCGGCTCCGCCCCGGCCGGCCCCAACCCCCTGCTGGAGCACGTGGTCAGGCTGCTGCCGGGCGGCCGTTACGAGCTGTCCTTCGACAACGTGCTGCTGGACACCCAGTCGTACTACGGCTACTTCGACCGGCTCTTCGGCCGTGAAGTCCCGCACGAGGACTGGGACTTCCGGGTCCGGGTGGCCCGGTGGGCGCAGGAGGCGGTCGAGACCGTCACCGCCCACCAGCTGGCCCATCTGGAGACCCGGACCTCGATGTCCCGTCTGCTGGTGGAGGGCGGGGTGGCGCTGAACTGCGTCAACAACACGAAGCTGCTGGAGAGGTCGTCCTTCGCCGAGGTGTGCGTGAGCTTCGGCGCCAGCGATCCCGGTGTCGCCATCGGGGCCGGTTTCTATCCCTCGTTCCTCGCCGGGGAGCGTCCCCGGCCCGTGGACACCCCGTACCTCGGGCCCGCGTTCGGCTCGGCGGCGGCCGAGGCCGCGCTGCGGGCGGCCGGTGACCGGGTGCGCTGGGAGCGGCTCCCGCAGGACCGGCTCCTCGCGCGGACGGCCGAGCTGCTGCGGCAGAAGGTCGTGGTCGGCTGGTTCCAGGGCCGTCTCGAGTACGGGCCCCGGGCGCTCGGGCACCGCAGCATCCTGGCCAACCCCTCCTTCCCGGACATCCAGGACATCATCAATGTCCGCGTGAAGAAAAGGGAAACCTTCCGTCCGTTTGCGCCCGTGGTCCTGGAGTCCGTGGCACCGCGCGTGTTCGAGATGGGAAAGAAGAAGAGCTCGCCCCATATGACTTTCGTATTTAAGGTAAGGAAGGAGTACCGCGATTTGATCGCAGGGGCGACCCACGTCGACGGCACGGCCCGCATCCAGACCATTTCCCGGCGACAGGACCAGGCTCTCGCCGAGCTGCTCGAAATATTCGAGCGGGACACCGGCGTACCGTGTCTGTTGAACACTTCTTTCAATGTGGCCGAAGAGCCGATAGTATCCTCGCCCGAGGATGCCCTTCGCTGCTTCCTCGGCACCGGGATGGATCATCTGGTCCTGGAAGATTTCCTTGTCGGCAAGAACGAAAGATAATGATATGTCCCATTCGGCTGCCGTCTCCGCCGCGCCTTTCTGCCTCTTTCACCAGGCCGGGGTCACCCGCATCGCCACCGGCACGATCCACCGGACGGAGCTGCTCCGGGACCTGCCCCGGCCGACCGGACTGCCCGTCATCAGCATGGTGCCGTATGCCCAGTTGAAGGAGCGCGGCTTCGCGCTGCACGACGGCGGGGAGCCCCTCGTCTCCCTCGTCGCCGAGGAGTGCCGCGAGGTGGACCTGGACGAGATCCTGGACGGCGCCGAACCGGAATTCTCCGTGGGCGAGGTGACGTTCGACGTCGGCGACGAGGAATTCACGGATGTCGTCCGCCGGGTCGTCGAGGACGAGATCTGCCGGGGCGAGGGCTCGAATTTCCTCATCTCCAGGCGCGGCCGGGTGCACATCGAGGGATTCAGCACGGAGGTCGCGAAGACCGTATTCCGGCGGCTGGCCCGTAACGAACTGGGCGCCTATTTCACCTTCTGCTTCTTCGACGGCGAGCGGTACTTCATCGGCTCCTCGCCCGAGCGGCACATCTCCATCACGGGCGAAGCGGTCGTGATGAATCCGATCTGCGGCACCCTGCCCAAGGCCGCGCTCGGCAGCCGGTCGGACCTCATCGAATTCCTCACCGACCCCAAGGAAATCAACGAGCTTTTCCAGGTGGTCGACGAGGAACTGAAGATGATGGCCCGGATCTGCTCGGAGGGCGGTGTGGTCAAGGGGCCGTTCCTCAAGGAGATGGGCTCTCTGATCCACACCGAGTACCTGCTCGAGGGCCACAGCCGGATGGACAAGATCGACGCCTTCCGCGACTCCATGTTCGCCGCCACGATGATCGGCAGCCCCCTGGAGAACGCGGCGCGGGTCATCCACAAGTACGAGCGGGAGTCCCGCCGTTACTACTCCTCCGCGATCATGGTGCACGGCCTGGACGACTCGGGCGAGGAATACCTGGACAGCGCCATCACCATCCGCACCATGGAGGTCTCCGCGGCGGGCGACGCCCTGCTGCAGAGCGGCTGCAGTGTCGTACGCGACTCCTCCCCGGAGAAGGAGACCAAGGAGGTCCAGGCCAAGATCGCCGGCCTGCTGAAGGCACTGCGGAGCACCGAGCGCACCCAGCCGGTGCTCGACGGGTACGTGGACGACCGCGTGAAAGGCATCCTGCAGTCCCGCAACGCCTATCTGTCCCGGTTCTGGATCGACGACCAGCAGGGCAGCGTGGCGCTCGGCGCGCCCGCGCTGAAGTCCATCCTCATCGTCGACAACGAGGACGAGTTCACCCACATGCTGGGGCACGTCTTCCAGCACCTCGGTCTGGACGTGACCGTGCGCGACTACGACGACCCCGAGCTGAACCTGTCCGCCGCCGACCTGGTGCTGGTCGGTCCGGGGCCCGGCGACCCGCGCGACCTCACGGACCCCAAGATGCGCACGGTGCACCGTATCGTCGGCGAACTCCTCGACAAGAAGGCCAAGTTCATCGCCGTGTGCCTCGGGCACCAGGTCGTCTCCAGCCGGCTCGGCATGGAGATCGTCCGGGTCGACCCGCCGTTGCAGGGCGTCCAGCAGCAGGTGGACCTCTTCGGGCAGCACGAACCGGTCGGCTTCTACAACACGTTCTTCGCCCAGCGCCCCGAGGTGGCGCCGGCCGGGGTGGAGATCGCGGCCATGCCCGACGGCCGGGTCATCGCCCTGCGCTCCGAGAAGTTCTGCACCTTCCAGTTCCACGTCGAGTCCCTGCTCACCAGCAACTGCGTTTCCATCCTCGGAAGGGCACTCGAATGGCTTCGGTGAACTTACCTCTGTCCGGCCGGTATTCGGACCGCCTCCTTTTCATCTCGGGGCTCGCCGCGGACGGCCGGGCCGAGGTGTACAAGTTCGTGGATTTCGCGGCCGGCGCGGTGCACGAGACGCGTATTCCCATCGACGAACTCCGCGCCCGTCAGCTCGAGGCGATCGAGACCGGGCTGACCGGGGCGACGCTGCCGTACGGACATACCGCCGCACAGCAACTGCTCGGCTATTTCCTGCACCCGCACGAATTCGTGCAGACCGCCGCCGGTGATCTCGTCGTCTCCTTCAAACAGGCGCCGTACGTCCGGATCCTCGGCGCCGACGGCGAGCGCCTGTGGCCCGCACCGCCGGAACTCGCCTTCGACCGGATGCTCAGCTCGACCAACTGCGAGCCGTCCCCCGGGGTCGTGGGCCTGACGGCGGTGGCGTCCGCCGACCGCTTCGCCCGCTACCGGGGCGAGGACACACTGATCGGCTGCGACCTGCTCACCTATGAACCGGCCACCGGCACCGAACGCCACATCGCCACGGTGCCGCCGTTCATCCGCGACACCCTCCACCAGCTCCAGTACTCGCCGGCCGGCTACCACGTCGGCGTCGACATGGGCCTGGAGGCGGACATCGACGGCCCGGCCGTGAACGGCGCCGAAGGCACCCCCTTCGACGTCACGGCCTACACGCGGGCGCCGTTCCCCCGGTCGGGTTTCTTCGTCCGGGACGCGCACACCGGCGCCGTCACCCTCCACACCCCCGAGACCGCCTGCGCGGCACACGCCGAGATCGACCCCGTCGACCCCTCGGTGTTCTACGTCTCCTGCCACAACATCTCCAAGTGGCAGAACAACGTGGTCGTACACGGCCCGGGAGCCCTGGAGAAATACCGCTGGAGCGACGGGGGCCTCACCCGGCTCGGCCGGTTCACCGATCCGGGTTTCCTGCGGGTGACCTCACAGGCGCTCTTCGAGCGCGGCGGCGAGACGTTCCTCGCCGTGCCCGCGTTCCCCAACCGCTTCTATCTCTTCGACTCCGGCCTGAACGTCGTACGCAGGACCGTGCTGTTCGAGGAGGAGGTGCCCGAGCCGCCGTTCGTGTGCGCCAAGAACACCGCCGCGCCGCTCTACCTCGCCATCTCCGAGGACACCCGGTACGCGTTCCTGACCGGTGCGAGCGACCTGTTCGTGGTCGATCTCGACGACTGCACCCTGGTGGACCGGGTCCGCTTCTGCGAGCCCGGCTCGTTCCTCGCCACCGCGCACATCGACCTCGTGACCCGGTCCGCCGCCGTCCGCCGACTCACCCGGGGAGCCGCCCATGAGCCTGCGTGACCTACCGGTCCGGATCCGGGACAGCGACGAGCCGCGCACCCCCACGGAACTGCTCCTGCAGTCCATCTGGCTGGCCCATCTGCCCGGCAACAGCGTCGGCGTCCACGAGGACTTCTTCGCCGCGGGCGGCAACTCCCTGGGCGCCGTCCGGGTCGTCGGGGCCGTCCGCCGGCAGTGGGAGGTCCGCCTGCCGCTGTCGGCGCTGGCCCAGGGCCACACCATCGCCCGGCTCGCGGCGCTCCTGGACGGCGAACAGGATCCGGCGGAGACCGGGCAGCCGTCCTGCCTCGTCCCGCTGCAGACCGGGACCGGCT
Above is a genomic segment from Streptomyces fodineus containing:
- a CDS encoding YbaK/EbsC family protein produces the protein MPSPAVVELLEKAGVEYVVHRHDAIRTGEDILARTVFTGDDVLNSVKTLAFGLLSGVIVLAAIPGPGRIRYGQLASAVGARRQDVRPAGPDLLGRLDMEPGGVTPLCAHPAVTVVVDTAVTGMGRVLCGSGRSDCTLEVASSDVMGVVPGIVVADIATL
- a CDS encoding coproporphyrinogen-III oxidase family protein, whose product is MSNASTSAFPSFRQVLDEARASVAALPLPALEKLGILQPIENYYLIGTYPPLKAMGSARPERFLPLATDRCSVYVHIPFCEQRCTFCHFAKEILPPEQRVERYLGALYRELAGTGELTGHPVAQTVYFGGGTPSYLSPRQITEVFARLRGAVRITGETETTFELHPSVIDAPDYGERLDAIAEAGVNRWVFGVQSMEDRILRKLNRGHTAADVHRLLRMLADRGVDNLSVDLIFGLPYQNAENWYSSIRTLLEAGVEKFNIFPLMFKQADPISMHYRKSPEIFPGNEERLLMHFITESIMRHMGFRRGPLFYYAKAEQHSRQQENKYDSIEDINLLPFGVSGFGYVGHTQFYNECTLDRYMAAVDSGRPPVWRSAELDLEERMRRAVMFPLRSSGVNRAEYRRRYGADPLDRFAGELTPFIEHGLLAVSDETLQLTDMGAPFADSIAITLASPAVVSRVQAANALITDLKTDPLDRYDFSPIAREPVGAGVTPQDRHAPTDEA
- a CDS encoding Rid family hydrolase, whose protein sequence is MRVRSFRGQTYDEVFATCDLPPEPGAGALSEAVDRFRHRTGGIPLTAVVFGTLGARSGELPDLPAVHAGDQYPRRSPSAALEIRGIVPTSPAVTVDAVAPGAVAVRSDGTTRLVCAVDRPAGAGFGAQAAEAFETVASALARAGLKPQHISRTWYFIGDIDHNYEEFNTVRNSYFDAWGLTRYPASTGIGAGLPGTASISVLVEATDALEGQFGTFDTGLQCPPVTYGPRFVRANEVVCNGLRTVNISGISSVTRDGSSLSGDLDALVDHTLRSFFDLLASTGMTAQDIASSYVYCKGDEVRRVYERYAEERQLSFPRLVNHVDVCRPDLALEIEARAVRPVPAAEHLS
- a CDS encoding anthranilate synthase component II, which translates into the protein MTVVIIDNYDSFTHNLAHCVAAGGRPFKVLRNTVSLAEIDAAAPTHLVLSPGPGDVGDPASYGVCEAALAHYAGRVPVLGVCLGHQVVAKHYGARVRRCGVVRHGWVSAVDRTAPSGLFTGIGARFTAMRYHSLAVAAESLPADLRITCVAAEDGEVMAVQHRRHAVYGIQFHPESIGTEEGPTIMRNFLRVSPGSEKS
- a CDS encoding coproporphyrinogen-III oxidase family protein, which translates into the protein MTAEWIYDVSGAGKAEIIDQIIEAEKHIPGLVFSYPPISTWQPEGVTDLTPEDLWEGSDVFSFNLYLHIPFCRQKCSFCYYSVAVVQDDTQVIWDYLHCLEKEALRYRSAVAGKKVETVFIGGGTPSRLNEEQIHFLFDRVIGRFDLSECREITYECSPDSATRGRIGVMAERGVNRLSMGVQSLDPEILRKSRRNDSPDEVVATYYNMVESGVPNVNIDLIAGIEREAFDNMERTMDAVAALDPIPTQITLFTLSVREGSINKKTLKAEEPADLFRRSLALYRYAKRRMDALGYWQYSRNLFPRDNWIFHYQDNHWGRNGYVLALGSSGYSHAHGYTYLNTFNYRQYMKKVEAGESAVEKLYPLTAEESLRRHLVLAMKHTELDIDDFNSYYPDGTRPLDRFETVFAALEDLGIITRNEQRIRYRPEYADLADRFVRLFYSEEANGRIRGERRQDLQLTRRDAFGFTI
- a CDS encoding chorismate-binding protein, which codes for MGSPYRLVGPLEQRFGDVLCYRLSGADGRRRVLLAVLDAVRTVHEDGPLTPDGLADVLDEEQRRADAAVGGPPFVGDVVFALAHDLQWSLRPPELPTAPRAARPHGPLAVLARIGSAAVYDETERTVRTYGRHADELAAVVRAGARDPGPQPPPGAPLTRPLTWLDAERYERQLALAKRYFDKGDVYQAVVSVQVRVRPHAPVHAYFATIAERYDSATYAYWLSAAGTRFFGACSLPHVMVADGRIRTRVFAGTAPADDGTGSAIRRLREDPKYFSEHVMLVDLERNDIGSLALPGRVRTERLLEPLVIGPTTYLATDVLGELPPGTGLGAALLGTFPRGVVVGAPKLRAQEVVAELEERPRGFYSGALGIYRAGTRSVVSNTIVTCGEIEGDDVVLSCGGGVTNESTAAQELSELALKLAYLR